One Xiphophorus maculatus strain JP 163 A chromosome 9, X_maculatus-5.0-male, whole genome shotgun sequence DNA segment encodes these proteins:
- the LOC102236697 gene encoding uncharacterized protein LOC102236697 produces MAQSLRNMLEANTARFKRSLDRIAEKYSKVKDKDDVQEVDIKKIGLRTLSKYFAESRDHFEKSASQSQLDVSDCSLNSSVTAHSQLNLSCKADEVKDCSEHANEDSAEGTLKSLDETWRSLSESELLPEDQDEELQMSLSSRSNTLAELYPTMVSRIERAWHRQAICTTASSVLRRYRRWRQQSRRFNTTFNITARPNDTHLKLSARKRLLGGYRRCRQQSRRLNTTFDITARPNDTHLKPSASKRLLGEDSGRPAEGMWTETIPCPVPLTLGNLRNGRQSPGRDRGLLIGDTPHSIRLIHFSDTAKPQEMSLNKTFTVSEYSPRKQTHLADQIPINAKSSPDSFFRLRRLSVSSDGPEVSAAETLSVPERPDIYRTPAKERTASALCRSPLAFSRRKYDEDWSREPMKPRSLSPSMSSPSKRPVVLVKIFDPQDSTQSPRQRPVLPPPARAETSHRRFRRNLSYDSSLPGRAYQSPKKVEDDYLRVYHKFVCQRKSAPFDALPCHLYGRSFEAERTASFTSLAALALSPHRAILRKRHREQRCDGHPQSKRLRYENYAYSPGSKRHSDEMLRRCQSPKPSAVPYSPCKHRSQDSTAYLEAWMDRHQPLFSSPGRLENDACDGFSPRNWR; encoded by the exons ATGGCGCAATCTCTGCGAAATATGCTAGAAGCAAACACCGCCAGGTTTAAGAGGTCTCTGGACCGAATCGCTGAAAAG TATTCAAAAGTCAAGGATAAAGACGACGTGCAAGAGGtcgatataaaaaaaattggactaAGAA CTCTTTCAAAGTATTTCGCAGAGTCCAGAGACCACTTCGAAAAGTCAGCGTCACAG AGCCAGCTAGATGTAAGCGATTGCTCCTTAAACT cAAGTGTCACAGCACATTCTCAG TTAAATTTGTCATGTAAAGCTGATGAAGTGAAGGACTGCAGTGAACACGCTAATGAGGATAGCG CAGAGGGAACTCTCAAGTCATTGGATGAGACATGGAGGAGCCTGTCGGAGAGCGAGCTCCTGCCAGAGGACCAAGACGAAGAGCTGCAGATGTCTCTGAGCAGTCGGTCCAACACCCTGGCCGAGCTCTACCCAACGATGGTTAGTCGGATAGAAAGAGCCTGGCATCGACAGGCCATCTGCACGACGGCCAGCTCCGTGCTGAGGCGGTACCGCCGGTGGAGGCAGCAGTCGAGGAGATTCAACACCACCTTTAACATCACAGCGAGACCCAATGACACCCACCTGAAACTGTCGGCCAGAAAGAGGCTTCTCGGAGGCTACCGCCGGTGCAGGCAGCAGTCTAGGAGACTCAACACCACCTTTGACATCACAGCGAGACCCAATGACACCCACCTGAAACCGTCTGCCAGCAAGAGGCTTCTCGGAGAGGACTCGGGCAGACCTGCAGAGGGGATGTGGACCGAGACGATACCTTGTCCTGTCCCCTTGACACTGGGGAACCTGCGTAATGGACGACAGTCTCCTGGCAGGGACAGGGGATTGCTGATCGGGGACACCCCACATTCCATCAGGCTAATACACTTCTCTGACACCGCTAAACCACAAGAGATGTCGTTGAACAAGACTTTCACTGTGTCTGAGTATTCCCCTCGTAAACAAACCCACCTTGCTGATCAGATCCCCATCAATGCCAAATCATCCCCAGATTCGTTCTTCAGACTTAGGAGACTTTCCGTTTCTTCAGACGGACCAGAGGtctcagcagcagaaactctcTCTGTGCCAGAGAGGCCCGATATCTACAGAACCCCTGCCAAGGAAAGAACAGCTAGTGCCCTCTGTCGGTCTCCTCTTGCATTTTCCAGAAGAAAATACGACGAGGATTGGTCAAGAGAACCGATGAAGCCTAGATCACTTTCCCCTTCCATGTCTTCTCCTTCCAAGAGGCCTGTTGTGCTGGTGAAGATTTTTGATCCCCAAGACTCCACTCAGTCACCCCGGCAACGGCCCGTCTTGCCTCCGCCGGCCCGGGCAGAGACTAGCCACCGCAGGTTCAGACGGAACCTCTCCTACGACTCTTCTCTGCCAGGCCGCGCCTACCAATCGCCAAAGAAAGTCGAGGACGACTACCTGAGGGTTTACCACAAGTTTGTGTGCCAGAGAAAATCGGCTCCCTTCGACGCCCTTCCTTGCCATCTGTATGGCAGAAGCTTTGAGGCCGAGAGGACCGCGTCCTTCACGTCGTTGGCAGCACTCGCCTTGTCGCCCCACCGCGCCATCCTGAGGAAGCGCCACAGGGAGCAGAGGTGTGACGGCCACCCGCAGTCCAAACGCCTCAGGTACGAGAACTACGCCTACTCCCCGGGGTCCAAGCGTCACAGCGATGAGATGCTCAGACGCTGCCAGTCGCCCAAACCCAGCGCCGTCCCTTACAGCCCCTGTAAACACAGATCCCAGGATTCTACAGCATACCTGGAGGCCTGGATGGACCGGCACCAGCCTCTCTTCTCTTCTCCGG GTCGACTTGAGAATGATGCATGTGATGGTTTCTCTCCCAG AAACTGGAGATAA
- the ppat gene encoding amidophosphoribosyltransferase produces the protein MEFEESGIGEECGVFGCVAAGEWPTQLEVAQVLTLGLVALQHRGQESAGIVTSNGASPPTYTSHKGMGLVSTAFAPEALLQLRYGNLGICHTRYSTTGFSELQNCQPFVVDTLHGRIAVAHNGELVNSRALRKKVMRHGVGLSTGSDSELITQLLALTPPMEELDTPDWVARIKNLMTETPTSYSLLIMFKDVIYAVRDPYGNRPLSIGRLVPISRLHSPGAGEEDTEGWVVSSESCSFQSIGAKYYREVLPGEIVQISRFGVKSLSVIPRPEGDLPAFCIFEYVYFARPDSIFEGQMVYTVRQRCGRQLAIEAPTDVDLVSTVPESATPAALGYAQQSGLPYTEVLCKNRYVGRTFIQPNTRLRQLGVAKKFGVLTDNFAGKRVVLIDDSIVRGNTISPIIKLLREAGATEVHIRVASPPIKFPCYMGINIPTKEELIANKPEFKDIAGYIGADSVEYLTVEGLVSAVQEGISSFQKENVSSYKEVGHCTACLTGKYPVELEW, from the exons ATGGAGTTTGAGGAGTCCGGTATCGGGGAGGAGTGCGGGGTTTTCGGCTGCGTGGCCGCCGGAGAGTGGCCCACCCAGCTAGAGGTGGCTCAGGTTCTCACTCTGGGACTGGTGGCGTTACAGCACAG aGGTCAGGAAAGTGCTGGGATTGTCACAAGCAATGGAGCCAGTCCGCCTACATACACGAGCCACAAG GGCATGGGATTAGTGAGCACCGCTTTTGCACCAGAGGCTCTGCTCCAACTGCGCTACGGGAACCTTGGGATCTGCCACACGCGCTACTCAACGACCGGGTTCTCGGAGCTGCAGAACTGCCAGCCCTTCGTGGTCGACACGCTGCACGGCAGGATCGCCGTGGCGCACAATGGAGAGCTGGTCAACTCCCGTGCCTTAAGGAAAAAG GTAATGCGCCATGGAGTCGGTCTCTCCACCGGCTCAGACAGCGAGCTCATCACCCAGCTGCTGGCGCTGACTCCGCCCATGGAGGAGCTGGACACCCCTGACTGGGTTGCCAG AATTAAAAACCTCATGACAGAAACACCCACCTCTTATTCGCTGCTAATCATGTTCAAAGATGTCATCTACGCGGTGCGTGACCCGTACGGGAACCGGCCCCTATCCATAGGAAGGCTTGTTCCCATCTCTAGGCTCCACAGTCCAG GTGCAGGAGAAGAGGACACTGAGGGATGGGTTGTGTCATCAGAGTCCTGCAGCTTCCAGTCCATCGGAGCAAA GTATTACAGGGAGGTCTTACCAGGAGAAATAGTTCAGATATCCAGGTTTGGAGTGAAATCTCTAAGCGTCATTCCTCGCCCTGAAGGAGACCTGCCCGCCTTCTGCATCTTTGAATACGTTTATTTTGCCAGACCAGACTCCATTTTTGAAG GGCAGATGGTGTATACCGTGAGGCAGCGCTGCGGCCGCCAGTTAGCCATCGAAGCTCCGACAGACGTAGACCTGGTCAGCACGGTGCCGGAGTCCGCCACCCCTGCTGCTCTGGGCTACGCTCAGCAG TCTGGCCTCCCGTACACGGAGGTTCTGTGCAAGAACCGCTACGTGGGAAGAACGTTTATTCAGCCAAATACCCGCCTGAGGCAGTTGGGAGTGGCCAAGAAGTTTGGGGTGCTGACCGACAACTTCGCAGGGAAACGAGTGGTGCTTATTGATGACTCCATCGTCAGGGGCAACACCATCTCCCCCATCATCAAGCTGCTGCGGGAAGCTGGAGCGACAGAG GTTCACATCAGGGTGGCGTCTCCACCCATCAAGTTCCCCTGCTACATGGGCATCAACATCCCAACCAAAGAGGAGCTCATCGCCAACAAGCCAGAGTTTAAGGACATTGCTGGTTATATTG GCGCCGACAGCGTCGAGTATCTGACCGTGGAGGGACTCGTCTCTGCTGTCCAGGAGGGAATCTCCTCCTTCCAGAAGGAGAATGTCAGCTCCTACAAGGAAGTAGGCCACTGTACCGCCTGTCTAACTGGGAAATATCCAGTAGAACTCGAGTGGTAA
- the LOC102236450 gene encoding uncharacterized protein LOC102236450 isoform X1: MERGTERQRGADGEVVVEEHGSPERPWGEAEVLALVSVWDEVGAKPGAESRGTFELISERLRRLSVARGWRECQAKSRSLGLQSRRGDAAAGTSAGFAPGLDGRPVEAIYISSVSVPMNEGIKARMHPSLPLTPNVTEEGGRHWTDDEVRALLCVWADRSVRERLKSTLRNKCIFQEMARQMQRKFGVVRNWKQCRTKYKNLKYDYKTAKSAHAAAGSGAGGPGRYMKFFEEVEAILLNQGLENGTEEMQKRLYNVDATVGQLQTVPCNTRSITTSDNEIIIEIEDDDNSDDYDIDGDIEAQWRGTEAHLTQADSPSSDQFHVVTVSDTGRNWSDQEVQALIQVWSDERVCKQLESSTRKRDIFVQISNRLMQQGIERDWKQCHTKYKNLKYLYRSLQRSKTDEAERKRLMRFYDEVDAIMTHAPNGSLCGRGAADASHSGPLPVLQICEENYRVDVCLAKSSRGAAVEEKTCHSDSGLLTDTDDLKLREIREHQSDQHHNPKSPSESLVGKDVNFPANRGTKRKAVDQDSTYQKPAKLLNAGRAQVEAQCKEEQEHVPIIKIKSVCSMAHSNPPPKTQDSLGPTNAMASSTELNIGQKLSEGKTKQIFELVDQPGLVLVQSKDQITAGNAARKDQMEGKAAIANKTTCCVFKLLQESGIKTAFVQQHSETAFTAAHCEMIPIEWVCRRVATGSFLKRNPGVKEGYRFTPLKMEMFFKDDANNDPQWSEEQVLAAKFSLAGLTVGQCEVDIMNRSTVAIFEILEKAWATQNCTLVDMKIEFGVNVKTREVVLADVIDNDSWRLWPAGDRSQQKDKQVYRDLKEVTPEAMQMVKRNFEWVSERVQLLLEPQASGRVVVLMGSTSDMAHCEKIKKACTSYGLPCILRVTSAHKGPDETLRIKAEYEGDGVPTIFVAVAGRSNGLGPVMSGNTAYPVINCPPLTPDWGAQDVWSSLRLPSGLGCSTILAPDAAAQFAAQIIGLSNHLVWCKIRASMLNTWVSLKLADQKLQACSL, encoded by the exons ATGGAGAGAGGAACAGAGAGACAAAGAGGGGCAGACGgggaggtggtggtggaggagcACGGCTCGCCGGAGAGGCCATGGGGGGAAGCAGAGGTGCTGGCTCTCGTGTCAGTGTGGGATGAGGTTGGAGCTAAGCCCGGCGCAGAGAGCAGAGGCACGTTCGAGTTGATTTCAGAGCGGCTGAGGCGGCTCAGCGTTGCGCGCGGCTGGAGGGAGTGTCAGGCTAAAAGCAGGAGTCTGGGACTTCAGAGCAGGAGGGGTGACGCGGCGGCGGGCACGTCAGCCGGCTTTGCCCCGGGACTGGATGGAAGGCCGGTGGAGGCCATCTACATTTCCTCAGTCTCAGTGCCAATGAATGAAG GAATAAAGGCTAGAATGCATCCCAGTCTTCCTCTCACGCCAAACGTGACCGAAGAAGGCGGCCGCCACTGGACGGACGACGAGGTGCGGGCGCTGCTGTGCGTCTGGGCCGACCGCAGCGTCCGCGAGCGCCTGAAGAGCACGCTGCGCAACAAGTGCATCTTCCAAGAGATGGCCCGCCAGATGCAGAGGAAGTTCGGAGTGGTGCGCAACTGGAAGCAGTGTCGGACCAAATACAAGAACTTGAAGTACGACTACAAGACGGCGAAAAGTGCCCACGCTGCCGCGGGCAGCGGAGCCGGGGGCCCTGGAAGGTATATGAAGTTTTTTGAAGAGGTAGAAGCCATCTTGCTCAACCAGGGACTGGAGAATGGGACAGAGGAGATGCAAAAGAGACTATACAACGTAGACGCGACGGTGGGCCAGCTACAGACGGTGCCATGCAACACAAGATCCATCACGACGTCAGACAACGAGATCATCATTGAGATTGAAGATG ACGACAACAGTGATGATTATGATATTGATGGAGACATAGAAGCACAATGGAGAGGCACAG AGGCCCATTTGACACAAGCAGACTCCCCGAGCTCAGACCAGTTCCACGTGGTCACGGTGTCGGACACTGGCCGGAACTGGAGCGACCAGGAGGTGCAAGCTCTCATCCAGGTGTGGTCCGACGAGCGCGTGTGCAAGCAGCTGGAGAGCTCGACCAGAAAGAGGGACATCTTCGTCCAGATCTCCAACCGGCTCATGCAGCAAGGCATTGAGCGCGACTGGAAGCAGTGCCACACCAAGTACAAAAACCTCAAGTACCTCTACCGGTCCCTTCAGAGGAGCAAGACGGATGAAGCCGAGCGGAAGCGTCTCATGAGGTTTTATGATGAAGTGGACGCCATCATGACGCACGCCCCAAACGGCTCGCTATGCGGCAGGGGGGCTGCTGACGCCTCGCATTCGGGCCCACTCCCAGTCTTGCAAATCTGTGAGGAAAACTATCGGGTTGACGTTTGCTTAGCAAAGTcaagcagaggagcagcagtgGAGGAGAAAACTTGTCATAGTGATTCTGGCCTACTCACAGACACTGATGATCTGAAGCTGCGAGAAATCAGGGAGCATCAGTCGGATCAACATCACAACCCAAAGA GCCCCTCTGAGAGTCTGGTGGGAAAAGACGTCAACTTTCCAGCAAACAGAGGAACGAAGAGAAAAGCTGTGGATCAAG acTCCACATACCAGAAACCAGCGAAACTACTGAATGCAGGCCGTGCTCAGGTGGAGGCACAGTGCAAAGAGGAGCAGGAGCATGTTCCCATAATAAAGATCAAATCCGTGTGCTCCATGGCCCACTCTAATCCACCCCCGAAAACACAG GACAGTTTGGGACCGACCAACGCGATGGCTTCCAGCACAG AGTTGAACATCGGCCAGAAACTGAGTGAGGGGAAGACGAAGCAGATTTTCGAGCTGGTGGACCAGCCGGGACTGGTTCTGGTGCAGTCCAAAGACCAGATCACCGCTGGGAATGCAGCGAGGAAGGATCAGATGGAGGGCAAGGCTGCCATCGCCAATAAGACGACTTGCTGCGTGTTCAAACTTCTCCAGGAATCTG GCATTAAGACTGCCTTTGTGCAGCAACATTCAGAGACGGCGTTCACCGCTGCCCACTGTGAGATGATTCCCATTGAGTGGGTGTGTCGCAGAGTGGCGACTGGGTCCTTTTTGAAGAGAAACCCGGGAGTCAAAGAGGGTTACCGCTTCACCCCACTGAAGATGGAGATGTTCTTCAAA GACGACGCCAACAACGATCCTCAGTGGTCCGAGGAGCAGGTGCTGGCGGCCAAGTTCAGCCTGGCTGGGCTCACCGTTGGTCAGTGTGAGGTGGACATCATGAACCGCAGCACAGTGGCCATCTTTGAGATTCTAGAGAAGGCTTGGGCTACTCAGAACTGCACGCTGGTGGACATGAAG ATTGAGTTCGGTGTGAATGTTAAAACGCGGGAGGTTGTTCTCGCTGACGTCATCGACAACGACTCGTGGAGGCTCTGGCCGGCTGGGGATCGGAGCCAGCAGAAAGACAAGCAG GTGTATCGAGACCTGAAAGAAGTTACACCAGAAGCGATGCAGATGGTGAAGAGGAACTTTGAGTGGGTTTCTGAAAGGGTCCAG CTCCTCCTGGAGCCCCAAGCCAGCGGCCGGGTGGTTGTTCTGATGGGCTCCACCTCTGACATGGCTCACTGTGAAAAAATCAAGAAGGCCTGCACCTCCTACGGACTCCCCTGCATCTTGAGGGTCACCTCTGCTCACAAAGGCCCAGATGAAACCCTCCGTATTAAAGCAGAATATGAAG GTGACGGAGTTCCTACCATATTCGTGGCTGTAGCTGGCAGGAGTAACGGCCTGGGGCCGGTGATGTCTGGAAACACCGCTTATCCCGTCATCAACTGCCCCCCTCTCACTCCAGACTGGGGAGCGCAAGACGTTTGGTCATCCCTCCGTTTGCCGAGTG